GTGGAAACAAAATCAGCGAACGCGATTTTGATCAAACTCAATCAAGTGGGAACACTGACTGAAACACTCGACTGCATTCGTTTGGCGAAAGAGGCCGGTTTCGCCACAGTCATTTCGCACCGTTCCGGAGAAACCGAAGACACGACGATTGCAGACCTTGCCGTCGGCACGGCGGCAGGCCAAATCAAAACCGGTTCGCTCTGTCGCACCGACCGCCTCGCCAAATACAACCAATTGTTAAGAATTGAAGAAGAGCTGGGCCCCAAAGTGAAGTATGCCGGGAAAGAATGCATCAAAAAATAATCGAAAGTCAGATCAATTGTTTCAGGAAGGTCGCCGCGGAGGCTACTTCTCTTTTTATGCTTTTGTCCTCCGTCAGCCATGATTCTTGTGAATCCATGGAGAGTTGCATAACCCGCGGGACGCGCAAATGATGAGCAAAATACCGCAGGGATTCGGACACCGTTTTGATTTTTGATTTGCATTCGATAAGCAAAACCGGTTTTTTTTCATTCACAATAAGGAAATCAGCCTCTCTTTTTTCTTTATCCTTTACGTAGTGCAGTGAGAGATTTCCGAGTCCCATGTTGTTAATGTACTGGACGAATTTCATCAAATGGACGGCCATCATATTTTCAAAACGCTTCCCCTTATCGGCGATTTCGCTCCAGTCCCACAGATACCATTTGGGTTCTTTTTTCAGTGCTCTAGAAAGTTTTCCCGTGTAGGGACGAACGGCGAAGCCGTAGAAAACGCGCTCCAAAAGCTCTATCCAGTGTTTTGCCGTGGCATGGTGGATTTCAAGATCCTCGCGAAGACTGTTTAGTGAAAGCGGACTTCCAACTCTTTCAGGAAGCAAAAACATGAGTTGTTCCAAAATTGGAAGATGCTTCAGATGTTCGGTCATGCCCAAATCCTGATTGATAAGTCTTTCAAGGCGGGAGGTGCGCCATCTTGCGAGAAAAGATTCCGTCGCCTTCAAAAAGGGTTCAGGAAATCCGCCGAATCGCATCAAGCTATCAAAGGCTTCCTGTGTCTCGTTGTCCGGTTTGGACATTTTTAGATTCAACAAATGGGCCGTGGGGTCGGATTGGATGACGGGAGAACCGGTGATTTCGGCGACGGAAAAGGGACAGAGCAGATATAGGAAACTCCGCCCAAGGAGTGAATCCTGTCCCTTGCGATAAACGTTGAGTGCGGCGCTTCCAGTGATGATCCAATGCGTGTCGGGTTCGTTGCTGTCGAAAAGCCCCTTGAGCGTGTTTTTCCATCGTGGGTATTTGTGGATTTCATCGAAGACCAATACGCCGCGCCCCGGCTCCTTAAGATTGATTTTTCCGGGGAACAATTGTGTGGCCAAAAATTTTCTGTCCGAGGTCAAGTCCCAATTGAAATAATTAAAACCGGGTTTTAGATCAGGAATCATTGACTTCGCGAGTGTCGTTTTGCCGACCTGTCTGGGACCAATCAGAAAGATCATCTGGCGTAACTCTTTGAGATGTATGGAGATTGGGCCTTCCAAGTATCTTCTTAGCATGTCATGAAGGTAGCACCCCACTGTAAAAAAGTCACGACTTTTTTATAGTTGGGTGAAAGGTATTTTCGTTCAATTACAAGCCGGGCAATCCGAGGCGCCCAAAATTTCCAAAGAAACGATGACTGAAAATAGAAGGATTCTTGTGATGGCTCTCATAAGTCTTCCTTTCGACAGGCTTGAACAGCGCAAACCCCATGCCAAGGGTTTTGCAAAATCGGGTTGACGAAAAAACAATGACTTGCGACGCTCTGGTATGGTCTGGTCTGGGTGTTTTTCAACCTTTTTTATCACTTTGGGAGTCAAATTAATGACAATTTTGCGGGTTTCCATACGCCCCTTTCAAATTCAGGATCTTGATGCGATTTGCGAGATTGAGCAAAAAGTTTTTACCACGCCTTGGTCTCGACAATCTTTTTTGGATTGCGCGCGGTGGTCGGAGTTTTGGTTTTATGTTGCCGTGTGGGACGAAAAAATTGTCGGCTATTTCATAACACAAGTTGTTGGTGAGGAGGCGGAACTTTATAACATTGCCGTAGATCCTTCTTTTCATGATCAAGGTATTGGAAAAAAGTTGATGGAGTTTTTTTTGGAGAAGGGGAGCGAAGAAAATGTAGAAAATATTTTTCTGATGGTGCGTCCTTCCAATGTTGCGGCTATCAAATTATATGAAAATTTTGAATTTTCTCTGTTCGATCGCCGAAAAAAGTATTATCAGGACAATCAAGAAGATGCCTTGATTTTTTACAGGAGAATGCCTAAAATTATTCCCGTATGCTAAACACGGCCGTCTTGGTTTTGAATCGCTCCTTTTTGCCAGTCCACATCACTTCCGTTAAACGTGCCTTTTGTCTCTTATACCGCGGCGTTGCCAAAGCGGTGGATGAACAATACCAGACATTTGATTTTCGCAGTTGGGCGGAACTCTCCGAGGCTGTGCATCAAGATGAAATGATGGGGCTCGTGGGGCGCACAATTCGTATTCCGCGCGTGATTCTTTTAACCGCGTTTGACCGGCTTCCAAAACGTGAGGTTCGTTTTTCACGACTCAATATTATGATTCGCGATAATTACACCTGCCAATATTGCGCCCGGCGTTTGAAAAGAAGCCGTCTCAATTTGGATCATGTCGTTCCGCGTTCCCGTGGCGGAAAAACAACGTGGGACAATGTTGTGACAAGTTGCCACGAATGTAATTTTAAAAAAGGAGGCATGCTTCCCAAAGAAGCCGGTTTGCGGCTGGCACGCTCTCCTTATCGTCCCAACACTTTTCCCTTTTCTCTTTTGCTTACCAAACCAAACCTCCACCATGCATGGAGGCCCTTTCTCAATATCGTTGATTTCAGTTATTGGAACGTAGAGCTAGAACCTTAAATTTTATAGAGCTAGGCGGCCTTTGAAGCGGACGATGATTTCGGCGTTGCCTAGAAATTCGTCGAAGAGAGGATTGCCGGATGGATTTTGGGAAAGAGTGGTATCAATTTTCAGTGTGATGTTGCCATCCGTGAACGGTTCTTCCGTGATCATCATCAATTTATCCACATTAAAATCAACGAGCGGTGAAATGTTCACAATATCTTTTGGATCAAGCTCGCCTACCACCACCTGCACGCGCACACCCACGTTTTGCAATTCAATGCGGCTTCCATCAAATGTTCCTGTCGCTTCACTTCCGGACATGCCTTTGATAATAATTGTAACGGCGCTTACCGGTTGTCCTTCCAGCGGTTCTCCCGGACCATTTCCTTTGAGCGGAAATAAAATCGGCGGCAGATCTTCCATGCGTAAAGTTGCTTTGCCATCGGCTACACCGAAACGAATCGGACCTGAAAGAGGAAGGGCCTGTCCGCCCTTTGAAAAAAACTTTGGGATATCGATTGAAAAATCACCCGTAAAAC
This sequence is a window from Deltaproteobacteria bacterium. Protein-coding genes within it:
- a CDS encoding ATP-binding protein, with amino-acid sequence MIFLIGPRQVGKTTLAKSMIPDLKPGFNYFNWDLTSDRKFLATQLFPGKINLKEPGRGVLVFDEIHKYPRWKNTLKGLFDSNEPDTHWIITGSAALNVYRKGQDSLLGRSFLYLLCPFSVAEITGSPVIQSDPTAHLLNLKMSKPDNETQEAFDSLMRFGGFPEPFLKATESFLARWRTSRLERLINQDLGMTEHLKHLPILEQLMFLLPERVGSPLSLNSLREDLEIHHATAKHWIELLERVFYGFAVRPYTGKLSRALKKEPKWYLWDWSEIADKGKRFENMMAVHLMKFVQYINNMGLGNLSLHYVKDKEKREADFLIVNEKKPVLLIECKSKIKTVSESLRYFAHHLRVPRVMQLSMDSQESWLTEDKSIKREVASAATFLKQLI
- the rimI gene encoding ribosomal protein S18-alanine N-acetyltransferase, with the protein product MTILRVSIRPFQIQDLDAICEIEQKVFTTPWSRQSFLDCARWSEFWFYVAVWDEKIVGYFITQVVGEEAELYNIAVDPSFHDQGIGKKLMEFFLEKGSEENVENIFLMVRPSNVAAIKLYENFEFSLFDRRKKYYQDNQEDALIFYRRMPKIIPVC
- a CDS encoding HNH endonuclease, translating into MLNTAVLVLNRSFLPVHITSVKRAFCLLYRGVAKAVDEQYQTFDFRSWAELSEAVHQDEMMGLVGRTIRIPRVILLTAFDRLPKREVRFSRLNIMIRDNYTCQYCARRLKRSRLNLDHVVPRSRGGKTTWDNVVTSCHECNFKKGGMLPKEAGLRLARSPYRPNTFPFSLLLTKPNLHHAWRPFLNIVDFSYWNVELEP